A single Nitrososphaerales archaeon DNA region contains:
- a CDS encoding SUF system NifU family Fe-S cluster assembly protein — translation MSIYREKVIDHYKNPRNFGKLDDPDVKVKESNPLCGDDVELYIKLNPNDGSVTDVKFSGRGCALSIAATSVLTEMISGKKLDELKRLNKKDIMKALELPDPGPARIECLLLPLKALKQGLAEYSSKNPFKRRSEGEAQR, via the coding sequence TTGAGCATCTATAGAGAAAAAGTAATCGATCATTATAAGAACCCTCGTAACTTCGGTAAATTGGATGATCCCGATGTTAAGGTCAAAGAGTCCAATCCTTTATGTGGTGATGATGTAGAGCTTTACATTAAGCTAAACCCTAACGATGGTAGTGTTACAGATGTTAAATTTAGTGGGAGGGGTTGTGCGCTCAGTATAGCTGCCACATCGGTCCTAACCGAGATGATCTCTGGAAAGAAGCTCGATGAATTAAAGCGATTGAATAAGAAGGATATAATGAAGGCTTTAGAGTTACCAGACCCGGGCCCAGCGAGGATAGAGTGTCTACTCCTCCCTCTTAAAGCTTTAAAGCAAGGTTTGGCTGAATACTCATCTAAAAATCCCTTCAAAAGAAGGTCTGAGGGTGAAGCTCAACGTTAG